One window of the Thamnophis elegans isolate rThaEle1 chromosome 6, rThaEle1.pri, whole genome shotgun sequence genome contains the following:
- the GPA33 gene encoding cell surface A33 antigen — MKANKGGPLLIISAVVAAVHAVSVSGPSKAVHAIRGENVTLPCNFKSGPAEPKDFISWRGKTLGNGHTGEFARKTFDGEEHFTPTYQDRLTFSTNFGKGDAGITFDRVTMQDNGTYECAVEIRNEFPSKSVDLELLVLVLPSVPVCKVIGKKEYGQNINLTCNSDEGSPEPKYTWQSYDTQNQSRPLPGIAVGGILMLTNVSINTTGYFICLSQNIAGQNKCNLTVAIVPPSMNIALYAGIIAGILAAVIIISVFIYCCCCRKSKNKDYEATETENTFQPQHEAVRIRGPSKEDLGDEYEERPEM; from the exons TGGTAGCAGCTGTTCATGCGGTTTCAGTATCAGGACCTTCAAAGGCAGTGCACGCGATAAGAGGAGAGAATGTCACCCTACCATGCAACTTTAAAAGTGGTCCTGCAGAGCCAAAAGACTTTATCTCTTGGAGGGGAAAGACCTTGGGAAACGGCCATACG GGAGAATTTGCTAGGAAGACATTTGATGGTGAGGAACACTTTACACCAACTTACCAAGATCGTTTAACATTCTCTACCAATTTTGGAAAGGGTGATGCTGGAATTACCTTTGATCGGGTGACCATGCAAGACAATGGAACCTATGAATGCGCGGTCGAGATAAGAAATGAATTCCCATCAAAAAGTGTCGACCTAGAACTTTTGGTCCTTG TTCTTCCGTCTGTTCCAGTATGCAAAGTTATTGGGAAAAAAGAATACGGTCAAAATATTAACCTGACTTGCAATTCTGATGAAGGATCCCCAGAACCTAAATATACCTGGCAAAGTTATGATACACAGAACCAAAGCCGGCCACTTCCAGGAATAGCTGTAGGAG GAATACTGATGCTGACAAATGTTTCTATAAACACCACCGGATATTTTATCTGCCTTTCCCAAAACATTGCTGGACAGAACAAATGCAATCTCACAGTTGCTATTGTACCTC CATCCATGAACATTGCTCTTTATGCTGGAATCATTGctgggatccttgctgctgtgATTATCAtaagtgtttttatttattgttgttgctgtAGGAAATCAAAGAATAAGGACTATGAGGCAAC GGAGACAGAAAATACATTCCAACCTCAACATGAGGCTGTTCGAATCCGGGGACCTTCCAAAGAAGATCTTGGGGATGAATACGAAGAAAGGCCAGAAATGTGA